In Meiothermus ruber DSM 1279, the following proteins share a genomic window:
- a CDS encoding type II toxin-antitoxin system Phd/YefM family antitoxin codes for MAIETSYSLAREQLATLLDRVTNDLEVVIINRRNGKRVAMIDADEYERLMETVHLLRSPKNAERLLKALEQAQKGEGLKGSTADLRLEVLGGQGK; via the coding sequence ATGGCTATTGAAACGAGTTACAGCCTGGCTAGAGAGCAGCTTGCTACCCTGCTCGATCGCGTGACCAACGATCTGGAGGTGGTCATCATCAACCGCCGCAACGGGAAGCGCGTGGCTATGATTGACGCCGATGAGTACGAGCGCCTCATGGAAACCGTGCATTTGCTGCGCTCTCCCAAGAACGCCGAGCGGCTGTTGAAGGCACTCGAGCAGGCTCAAAAAGGTGAGGGTCTGAAGGGCAGCACCGCAGATCTGCGGCTCGAGGTACTGGGTGGCCAAGGCAAATAG
- the aroQ gene encoding type II 3-dehydroquinate dehydratase, protein MILILNGPNLNLLGRREPGIYGHTTLEELEELCEAWGAELGLGVACRQSNFEGQLVEWIQQAADEGFRAIVLNPGALTHYSVALLDAIRAQTLPVVEVHLSNIHAREEYRRHSVTAMGAKGLISGFGPMSYRMALVYLADLLEAQP, encoded by the coding sequence ATGATCCTGATTCTCAACGGCCCCAACCTGAACCTACTGGGCAGGCGCGAACCCGGAATTTACGGCCATACCACCCTCGAGGAGCTCGAGGAGCTGTGCGAGGCCTGGGGGGCCGAGCTGGGCCTGGGGGTGGCCTGCCGCCAGTCCAACTTCGAGGGACAGTTGGTGGAGTGGATCCAACAGGCCGCCGACGAGGGCTTCCGGGCCATCGTGCTGAACCCTGGGGCCCTCACCCATTATTCGGTTGCCCTGCTGGACGCGATACGGGCACAGACCTTGCCGGTGGTGGAGGTGCACCTCTCCAACATCCACGCCCGCGAGGAGTACCGCCGCCACTCGGTCACGGCCATGGGCGCCAAGGGCCTCATCTCGGGCTTTGGGCCCATGTCCTACAGGATGGCGCTGGTCTACCTGGCCGACCTGCTGGAGGCCCAGCCATGA
- a CDS encoding sigma 54-interacting transcriptional regulator gives MTKARTLGELKRTYPLEKLRRSVKDEARENLIAKLRAGERLFPGIQSYDDSVIPSLVNAILARHNFILLGLRGQAKSRILRQLTELLDDEVPALPTEIRDNPLFPLSAEAKRLLEEAGDDAPIVWIPRSERYVEKLATPDTTVADILGDIDPIKAAKRGTGLADLEAVHYGLLPRANRGIFGINEVADLAPKVQVALFNILQEGDVQIRGYPVRLELDVWIAFTANPQDYTARGKIVTPLKDRIGSEIRTHYPRTLEEGLSITRQEAWVARAEGMYIPAYVAEASEAVAFVAREDKRVDKTSGVSQRLSISLLELVASNAERRALLAGERPVARPLDLYAALPAITGKIELEYEGELQGAERVAKDLLQKAFGLAYGERARGLQVDEIVQYFADGNLLTLPEGSAKAVLKEMEKVPGLIAAARKLEPQTTPEALVAAGEFILEGLAGRRKIARGEESYSAPLERERERWGSGN, from the coding sequence ATGACCAAGGCCCGAACCCTCGGCGAACTCAAGCGCACCTACCCCCTAGAGAAATTGCGTCGCAGCGTAAAGGACGAAGCGCGGGAGAACCTGATCGCCAAACTCCGCGCGGGTGAGCGGCTTTTCCCCGGTATTCAGAGCTACGACGACTCGGTGATTCCCAGCCTGGTCAATGCCATCCTGGCCCGGCACAACTTCATTCTGCTGGGCTTGCGCGGGCAGGCCAAAAGCCGCATCTTGCGCCAGCTCACCGAACTTTTGGACGATGAAGTGCCGGCCCTGCCCACCGAGATCCGCGACAACCCCCTCTTTCCCCTCTCGGCCGAGGCCAAGCGCCTGCTGGAGGAGGCCGGCGACGACGCTCCCATCGTCTGGATTCCTCGCTCGGAGCGCTACGTGGAAAAGCTGGCCACCCCCGACACCACCGTGGCCGATATTCTGGGCGACATTGACCCCATCAAGGCCGCCAAGCGCGGCACCGGGCTGGCCGACCTCGAGGCCGTCCACTACGGCCTCTTGCCCCGCGCCAACCGGGGCATCTTCGGCATCAACGAGGTGGCCGACCTGGCCCCCAAGGTGCAGGTGGCGCTTTTCAATATCCTGCAAGAAGGCGACGTGCAGATCCGGGGCTATCCGGTGCGCCTTGAGCTCGACGTCTGGATTGCCTTCACCGCCAACCCCCAGGACTACACCGCCCGCGGCAAGATCGTCACGCCCCTCAAAGACCGCATCGGCTCGGAGATCCGCACCCACTACCCCCGCACCCTCGAGGAGGGCCTTTCCATCACCCGCCAGGAGGCCTGGGTCGCTCGTGCGGAAGGAATGTACATTCCCGCCTACGTGGCCGAGGCTTCGGAGGCGGTGGCCTTTGTGGCCCGCGAGGACAAGCGGGTGGACAAGACCTCGGGGGTCTCGCAGCGCCTCTCCATTAGCTTGCTGGAACTGGTGGCCTCCAATGCCGAGCGGCGGGCCCTGCTGGCGGGGGAGCGCCCGGTGGCCCGGCCCCTCGACCTCTACGCGGCGCTACCGGCCATTACCGGCAAAATCGAGCTGGAGTACGAGGGTGAGCTGCAGGGCGCCGAGCGGGTGGCTAAAGACCTCTTGCAAAAAGCCTTTGGCCTGGCCTACGGCGAACGGGCCCGGGGCCTGCAGGTAGACGAGATCGTGCAGTACTTCGCCGATGGCAACCTCCTCACCCTGCCCGAGGGCAGCGCCAAAGCGGTGCTTAAGGAGATGGAAAAGGTGCCGGGGCTGATCGCGGCTGCCCGGAAGCTCGAGCCCCAGACCACCCCCGAGGCCCTGGTGGCCGCCGGGGAGTTCATCCTCGAGGGTCTGGCGGGCCGCCGCAAGATCGCCCGCGGCGAGGAGAGCTACAGCGCCCCCCTCGAGCGGGAACGCGAACGCTGGGGCAGCGGCAACTGA
- a CDS encoding FecCD family ABC transporter permease has translation MQPSSFYKASSRYRSTLLALGVLLPLVVLISAGLGAYYIPPQEIPRILWERSEQAYAVLVSVRFPRVLLALLVGALLALSGAVMQGLFRNPLADPGLIGVSAGAALGAAIFIILVPGAGILEVYALPLAAFVGGLLATLAVWFMASSGGRVQTLTLLLAGIAINALAGALIGLLITRATDEQLRSLTFWTLGGYSGATWGGLAAMAPTALLAFWGLMRLARPLNALVLGESEAFHLGVHLERFKRQAVALAALAVGTAVAAAGGVGFIGLVAPHLFRLMAGPDHRYLLTGSMLLGAGLSVLADLIARTVASPAELPVGVVTSLLGAPFFIWLLLRFKQGAAR, from the coding sequence ATGCAACCCTCGTCTTTCTATAAAGCCTCCAGCCGTTACCGCTCGACGCTGCTGGCGTTGGGGGTGCTGCTACCACTGGTGGTGCTCATCTCGGCGGGCCTCGGGGCCTACTACATCCCACCCCAGGAGATTCCCCGCATCCTGTGGGAGCGCTCGGAGCAGGCCTATGCGGTGCTGGTATCGGTTCGCTTCCCCCGGGTTTTGCTGGCTTTGCTGGTGGGGGCGTTGCTGGCCCTTTCGGGCGCGGTCATGCAAGGGTTGTTTCGCAACCCCCTGGCCGACCCAGGCCTGATCGGCGTGAGCGCCGGGGCCGCCCTGGGGGCTGCCATCTTTATCATCCTGGTTCCGGGCGCGGGCATCCTGGAAGTGTACGCCCTGCCGCTCGCGGCTTTTGTGGGCGGGCTGCTGGCTACCCTGGCGGTCTGGTTCATGGCTAGCAGTGGAGGGCGGGTGCAGACCCTGACCCTGCTGCTGGCGGGGATCGCCATCAATGCCCTGGCAGGGGCCCTCATTGGCCTGCTGATCACCCGTGCCACCGATGAGCAATTGCGCAGCCTCACCTTTTGGACGTTGGGTGGCTACAGCGGGGCTACCTGGGGCGGGCTGGCTGCCATGGCCCCTACCGCGCTGCTGGCCTTCTGGGGGCTGATGCGCCTGGCCCGCCCGCTGAACGCACTAGTTCTTGGCGAGAGCGAGGCCTTTCATCTGGGGGTGCACCTCGAGCGTTTCAAGCGCCAGGCAGTGGCCCTGGCCGCACTGGCGGTGGGCACTGCGGTGGCAGCAGCGGGTGGGGTGGGCTTCATCGGGCTGGTGGCCCCCCATCTTTTCCGACTGATGGCTGGGCCGGATCATCGCTACCTGTTGACCGGTTCGATGCTCCTGGGGGCTGGTCTGAGCGTGCTGGCCGATCTTATTGCCCGCACCGTGGCCTCGCCCGCCGAGTTGCCGGTGGGTGTGGTGACGAGCCTGCTGGGGGCTCCTTTCTTCATCTGGCTGCTGCTGCGCTTCAAGCAGGGGGCAGCCCGCTAG
- a CDS encoding DUF3386 family protein, translating to MPSVQEKAYALLEAARNQAYTLPEGFAGFRARLRVYLAGSWYQGGLVARSPREIELHLPEDLQAWPRRELASMLAHRSPRPFAQNEGQYPMHLEGETPLGVGVRLEDAMRSVLWVQDNHIRMVERNLPDSSFRIHIHSHVPAGAHHLPQHFTVTYRNAQGLIEAVESFDDRYVQVEGVWLPSRRQVVRHDRDGLTVRELQLDQHALLT from the coding sequence ATGCCATCGGTTCAGGAGAAAGCCTACGCCCTGCTGGAAGCGGCCCGCAACCAGGCCTACACCCTACCAGAGGGGTTCGCTGGGTTCAGGGCCCGCCTGAGGGTATACCTGGCGGGTAGCTGGTACCAGGGCGGCCTGGTGGCCCGCTCGCCCAGGGAGATTGAGCTGCACCTGCCCGAAGACCTGCAGGCCTGGCCGCGTCGGGAACTGGCTTCGATGCTGGCCCACCGCAGCCCCCGGCCTTTCGCGCAGAACGAGGGCCAGTACCCCATGCACCTCGAGGGGGAAACCCCGCTGGGGGTGGGGGTGCGCCTCGAGGATGCCATGCGCTCCGTTCTGTGGGTGCAGGATAACCACATCCGGATGGTTGAGCGCAACCTGCCCGATAGCTCCTTTCGCATCCACATCCACAGCCATGTGCCGGCTGGAGCGCACCACCTGCCCCAGCACTTTACCGTCACCTACCGCAATGCCCAGGGTTTGATTGAAGCGGTGGAATCGTTCGACGATCGCTATGTTCAGGTTGAGGGGGTTTGGTTGCCCAGCCGGCGCCAGGTGGTGCGCCACGATAGGGATGGCCTAACCGTGCGCGAGTTGCAGCTCGACCAGCACGCCCTGCTGACCTAG
- a CDS encoding FTR1 family protein, protein MVVLGCWALAQQSPAEAAEQLRAALSQAALELNFDSAAAGSLLQEAEQAALQLEKLGLRFEQNTFAQLKEQVVQKNPAGFAQLQARLWTNLLAQSYQRLEEALRAGNLEEARNWISLREYRPATPYAPPAYDATLALEELAHNKLDVQEALTAVQSDLLGAYQARLAQAIEAAQQAQQQGYQVRLAEQIALAQGYFAILADAYRQQRGEAALAQAQQAFATGQPAAMLKALEGFQAAPLSPRERAKRANQTLRFLQLVPVEYRRGVRGTEGEVRVTNELEIIEARSFLRSAQSAWKVLEPLLIKDQQAQVNLVNQRFAWLEQALYAHTPPTADRLSDEVDATVRLLSEMLPESWRRADPSGDLEVIRQQLRSLENAVAAGRYDLAETARLDAYAMLESGAEARLRAFNPQLALDLESLFWNGVNPPGLARLIRDKASPLEVRSTRRALESKLSEAARILGRETSPTTIGINAAIIVFREGLEAVLIIAALLASFRRPENLHLRRPVWWGVGLALVASLLTWAAMWGTIQQFARFGERVEAVVSLLAIGVLLLILNWFYHKVYWTDRLADFHQHKQQAVQKTGWAAILGLVAVGFESIYREGFETVLFLQSLVLQGGFRDVLWGILVGLSSVILLGIAIFRFQIKLPQKKMLIFTGVLILMVLVVMVGQTAHVMQVVGWLPIHAFPLEVPFWLSSWFGLYATWEGIVLQALSAGVVLGSYFWAERIKRNHLGRLKTA, encoded by the coding sequence ATGGTGGTGCTTGGATGCTGGGCGCTTGCCCAGCAAAGCCCTGCTGAGGCGGCCGAGCAACTGCGGGCTGCCTTAAGTCAGGCTGCCCTCGAGCTCAACTTCGATTCCGCTGCGGCCGGGAGTCTTCTGCAGGAAGCGGAACAGGCTGCGCTACAGCTAGAAAAGCTGGGCCTTCGCTTCGAACAGAACACTTTTGCCCAGCTCAAAGAGCAGGTTGTCCAGAAAAACCCAGCCGGTTTTGCCCAGCTACAGGCCCGGCTCTGGACGAATCTACTGGCCCAGAGCTACCAGCGGCTCGAGGAGGCCCTGCGGGCGGGGAACCTCGAGGAGGCCAGGAACTGGATCAGCTTGCGGGAGTACCGTCCAGCCACCCCCTACGCCCCCCCCGCCTACGATGCCACCCTGGCGCTGGAAGAGCTTGCGCACAACAAGCTGGACGTGCAGGAAGCCCTGACCGCCGTGCAATCGGATCTGCTCGGCGCATACCAGGCGCGCCTGGCGCAAGCCATCGAGGCCGCGCAGCAGGCCCAGCAGCAGGGCTACCAGGTGCGCCTGGCCGAGCAGATCGCCTTGGCACAGGGTTATTTTGCAATTCTAGCCGACGCATACCGCCAGCAGCGTGGGGAAGCTGCCCTGGCCCAGGCCCAGCAGGCGTTTGCCACTGGGCAGCCGGCTGCCATGCTAAAGGCGCTCGAGGGTTTTCAAGCGGCCCCCCTGTCGCCGCGCGAGCGGGCCAAACGGGCTAATCAAACCCTGCGCTTTTTACAACTGGTGCCCGTGGAGTACCGCCGGGGTGTGCGGGGCACCGAGGGCGAGGTGCGCGTTACCAACGAGCTTGAAATCATCGAAGCGCGCAGCTTTTTGCGCAGCGCCCAGAGTGCCTGGAAGGTGCTCGAGCCGCTGCTTATAAAAGATCAGCAGGCCCAGGTGAACCTGGTTAACCAGCGCTTCGCCTGGCTCGAGCAGGCCCTGTACGCCCACACCCCCCCCACAGCCGACAGGCTCTCGGACGAGGTAGACGCGACCGTGCGCCTGCTATCGGAGATGCTGCCCGAGTCCTGGCGGCGGGCCGATCCATCCGGCGACCTCGAGGTCATACGTCAGCAGTTGCGGTCGCTGGAAAACGCGGTGGCGGCCGGCCGCTACGATCTGGCCGAAACGGCCCGCCTGGACGCCTACGCCATGCTGGAATCGGGCGCCGAGGCCCGCCTGCGCGCTTTCAACCCCCAGCTTGCCCTCGATCTGGAATCGCTGTTCTGGAATGGGGTGAACCCCCCAGGCCTGGCCCGCCTGATTCGGGATAAAGCCAGCCCCCTCGAGGTGCGCAGCACCCGTCGTGCACTGGAGAGCAAGCTCAGCGAGGCCGCCCGCATACTGGGGCGCGAAACCTCGCCAACCACCATCGGCATCAATGCGGCCATCATCGTATTCCGAGAGGGTTTGGAAGCGGTGCTGATCATTGCAGCGCTGCTGGCCTCCTTTCGTCGCCCAGAAAACCTGCACCTGCGCCGACCGGTCTGGTGGGGGGTGGGCCTGGCGCTGGTAGCCAGCCTGCTTACCTGGGCCGCCATGTGGGGAACCATCCAGCAGTTCGCGCGGTTCGGCGAGCGGGTGGAGGCCGTGGTCTCCTTGCTGGCCATTGGCGTGCTGCTGCTAATCCTGAACTGGTTTTACCACAAGGTGTACTGGACCGACCGCCTGGCCGACTTTCATCAGCACAAGCAGCAGGCCGTGCAAAAGACGGGCTGGGCCGCCATACTCGGGCTGGTTGCGGTGGGCTTTGAAAGCATTTACCGCGAGGGCTTTGAAACGGTTTTGTTTTTGCAGTCGCTGGTGCTTCAGGGAGGGTTCCGCGATGTGCTTTGGGGCATCCTGGTGGGCCTGAGCAGCGTAATTCTCCTGGGAATCGCCATCTTCCGTTTTCAAATTAAGCTACCCCAGAAAAAGATGCTGATCTTCACCGGGGTGCTGATCCTGATGGTGCTGGTGGTTATGGTGGGCCAGACCGCCCACGTCATGCAGGTGGTGGGCTGGCTGCCCATACACGCTTTTCCCCTCGAGGTGCCCTTCTGGCTGAGTAGCTGGTTTGGTCTATACGCGACCTGGGAGGGCATCGTTTTGCAGGCGCTATCAGCGGGTGTGGTGCTTGGAAGCTATTTCTGGGCAGAGCGAATCAAGCGCAATCACCTGGGGCGCCTAAAAACCGCCTGA
- a CDS encoding vWA domain-containing protein produces MRVRYSKYEPGFDDLTGADLMEMIQDFLMDSGFSDPYNRYQPDPNRGPTAEDLMDALLQALLEQDRIPEEWLREARNAQNFQETRLGRELRRLMQRLQDEGYIRLPGDDPTNPQGQGMQGEAQETRLELTNKSVDFLGLKSLRTLLGSLGKNAPGAHLTRHFAPGVESSGETKPYEFGDQPNINIGETLKQVVMKGLENIEERDLTIELSEYTAAMNTVVLLDCSHSMILYGEDRFTPAKRVALGLAHLIRTQYPGDQVRFGVFHDSAEEVPLGRLPTVQVGPYHTNTAEGLKLARKMLRKMSGEMKQIIMITDGKPSALTLPSGQIYKNAWGLDPVILAETLKEATLARKEGIPIHTFMLAREPELLAFVKKITQITRGKAYLTTPGNIGRYVLMDFLNRKVSRN; encoded by the coding sequence ATGCGCGTCCGATACTCCAAATACGAACCGGGCTTCGACGACCTCACCGGCGCCGACCTGATGGAGATGATCCAGGACTTCCTGATGGACTCGGGCTTTTCGGATCCCTACAACCGCTACCAGCCCGACCCCAACCGCGGCCCCACCGCCGAAGACCTGATGGACGCCCTGCTGCAGGCCCTGCTGGAGCAGGATCGCATCCCCGAAGAGTGGCTGCGCGAGGCCCGGAACGCCCAGAACTTTCAGGAAACCCGCCTGGGCCGGGAACTGCGGCGCCTGATGCAGCGCCTGCAAGACGAGGGCTACATCCGGTTGCCCGGCGACGACCCTACCAACCCCCAGGGCCAGGGCATGCAGGGCGAAGCCCAGGAAACCCGCCTCGAGCTCACCAACAAGTCGGTGGACTTTCTGGGCCTCAAAAGCCTGCGCACCCTGCTGGGTTCGCTGGGCAAAAACGCCCCCGGCGCCCACCTCACCCGACACTTTGCCCCGGGGGTGGAGTCGAGCGGCGAGACCAAGCCCTACGAGTTCGGCGACCAGCCCAACATCAACATCGGCGAGACACTCAAGCAGGTGGTGATGAAGGGGCTGGAGAACATCGAAGAACGCGACCTGACCATCGAGCTGTCCGAGTACACCGCCGCCATGAACACGGTGGTACTGCTGGACTGTTCCCACTCCATGATTCTCTACGGCGAAGACCGCTTCACCCCGGCCAAACGGGTGGCTCTGGGGCTGGCGCACCTGATCCGCACCCAGTACCCCGGCGACCAGGTGCGCTTCGGGGTCTTCCATGACAGCGCCGAGGAGGTGCCGCTGGGCCGCCTCCCCACCGTGCAGGTCGGGCCCTACCACACCAACACCGCCGAGGGCCTCAAGCTGGCCCGCAAGATGCTCAGAAAGATGAGCGGGGAGATGAAGCAGATCATCATGATCACCGACGGCAAACCCTCCGCGCTCACCCTGCCCTCGGGTCAGATCTACAAAAACGCCTGGGGTCTCGACCCCGTGATCCTGGCCGAGACCCTCAAAGAGGCCACCCTGGCCCGCAAGGAGGGCATCCCCATCCACACCTTCATGCTGGCCCGCGAGCCCGAGCTGCTGGCCTTCGTCAAGAAAATCACCCAGATCACCAGGGGCAAGGCCTACCTCACCACCCCCGGCAACATCGGGCGGTATGTGCTGATGGACTTTTTGAACCGCAAGGTGAGCCGGAACTAG
- a CDS encoding heme ABC transporter ATP-binding protein: MLEARSLRYAVGGKTLLENISFRLEAGQMLSVIGPNGAGKSTLLRLLSGEVKPDSGQIELMGRPLASYRPLELALERAVLTQRREINFPFDAYEVAFLGRLPHLERRAENPQDHQTTERALSQTGALHFATRRYQTLSGGEQSRVDLARVLAQEPRLLLLDEPTNHLDPKHQVEVLALCRRLAQMGWGVLTVLHDLNLAGLFSDRILLLHQGRVEAWGQPAEVLQPARLQAVYGLPFIQTQHPSGRPWVMPLAEVEVDAVVPQDKERLAC; this comes from the coding sequence ATGCTGGAGGCTCGCTCGCTTCGCTATGCTGTAGGAGGGAAAACCCTTCTTGAGAACATCTCCTTCCGCCTCGAGGCCGGCCAGATGCTGAGCGTCATCGGGCCCAACGGCGCTGGCAAATCCACCCTGCTGCGGCTTTTATCGGGCGAGGTGAAGCCCGACTCGGGGCAGATCGAGCTGATGGGCAGACCCTTAGCCAGCTACCGGCCGCTCGAGCTGGCCCTCGAACGCGCGGTGCTCACCCAGCGGCGCGAGATCAATTTCCCCTTTGACGCCTATGAGGTGGCCTTTTTGGGCCGCCTACCCCACCTCGAGCGCCGGGCCGAAAACCCCCAGGATCACCAGACCACCGAGCGCGCGTTGAGCCAGACCGGTGCGCTGCACTTCGCCACCCGCCGATACCAAACCCTCTCGGGCGGGGAGCAGAGCCGGGTGGATCTGGCCCGGGTGCTGGCCCAGGAACCACGGCTGCTGCTGCTGGATGAGCCCACCAATCACCTCGACCCCAAACACCAGGTAGAGGTGCTGGCCCTGTGCAGGCGTTTGGCCCAGATGGGCTGGGGGGTGCTGACGGTGCTGCACGACCTCAACCTGGCTGGGCTGTTCTCCGACCGCATTTTGCTGCTACACCAGGGGCGTGTGGAGGCGTGGGGTCAGCCAGCCGAGGTTTTACAGCCCGCGCGCCTTCAGGCGGTTTATGGTCTGCCGTTTATCCAGACCCAGCACCCCAGCGGTAGGCCCTGGGTGATGCCCCTGGCCGAGGTCGAGGTGGATGCGGTGGTTCCCCAAGACAAAGAACGCCTTGCTTGCTAA
- a CDS encoding EfeM/EfeO family lipoprotein, translating into MRWPILALLSLSLWLPTAQAQVESVKSYLIERVTQQKAATAQLAEAAGRYEAIVRNAGFKYASLAQQHGPAIRNALRDARIAWIKASPIYESVEGIVAGVELLSDFDLNLDAGASGAEGGDAVVTFDLKLANGKVLPRPGNLFGVLEGSLWGSERAFSSGVAFDVDGDGRIGFGDQLPDALILRAAAEKLDAMTGELLATARTWKPTAQDVFRALAANVPTAASVFIERWKTSRFVLGDKATRRDFNVISSLDDLINNITSWQQLYGGVAQLVQAKNPSLDRQIRDGLASLRTWVQRLAAQEKTRRFTPEQAEMILKEGDNRATAVTGKIVQAAALLGIKVE; encoded by the coding sequence ATGAGATGGCCTATTCTCGCGCTGCTATCGCTATCGTTGTGGTTACCCACAGCCCAGGCCCAGGTTGAAAGCGTAAAAAGCTATCTGATCGAGCGGGTGACGCAGCAAAAAGCCGCCACCGCTCAACTGGCCGAGGCCGCCGGGCGCTATGAGGCCATCGTTCGCAATGCCGGGTTCAAGTATGCCAGCCTAGCCCAGCAGCACGGCCCGGCTATTCGCAACGCTCTGCGGGACGCGCGGATAGCCTGGATTAAAGCCAGCCCGATTTACGAGAGCGTGGAGGGCATTGTGGCTGGGGTCGAGTTGCTGAGCGATTTCGACCTCAATCTGGACGCCGGTGCTTCGGGGGCCGAGGGGGGCGACGCCGTGGTCACCTTCGACCTCAAGCTGGCCAACGGCAAGGTTCTGCCCCGCCCCGGTAATCTTTTTGGCGTTTTGGAGGGCAGCCTGTGGGGCAGTGAGCGCGCTTTCTCCTCCGGGGTTGCCTTTGATGTGGACGGTGATGGGCGCATAGGGTTTGGCGATCAGTTACCCGATGCGCTTATCCTGCGGGCTGCGGCAGAAAAACTGGATGCCATGACCGGGGAGCTGCTGGCTACCGCCCGCACATGGAAGCCCACCGCGCAGGATGTGTTCAGGGCTTTAGCCGCCAACGTCCCCACGGCAGCATCGGTGTTTATCGAGCGCTGGAAAACCAGTCGGTTTGTGCTGGGCGACAAGGCCACCCGCCGGGACTTTAACGTGATCTCTTCGCTGGACGACCTGATCAACAACATCACCTCCTGGCAGCAGCTTTATGGGGGGGTGGCGCAGCTCGTGCAAGCCAAAAACCCCTCCCTTGACCGGCAGATTCGTGATGGCCTGGCCAGCCTCAGAACCTGGGTGCAGCGCCTCGCCGCCCAGGAGAAAACCCGTCGCTTCACGCCTGAGCAAGCCGAGATGATCCTCAAAGAGGGTGATAACCGCGCCACGGCTGTGACCGGAAAAATCGTTCAGGCTGCTGCCTTGCTGGGCATCAAGGTGGAGTAA
- a CDS encoding LutC/YkgG family protein, whose protein sequence is MRERILARIRRGLEHRPKVALPEPLVGSAFSPEEALALFSERLTGNGGEVVRLEGLEAAQEWLGHFAQAFAGVAVGRTVPEALQPRRPLLPPEEAPLGVSWALGAVAETGTVILSSQEGRRTQLLPPTHLVFVPQEEVYPTLLQALQALRPGLPSAIGLHSGPSKSADIGQIMVKGVHGPGRLVVAVLQGAGLV, encoded by the coding sequence ATGCGCGAACGCATCCTGGCCCGTATCCGGCGGGGCCTCGAGCACCGCCCAAAAGTTGCCCTGCCGGAGCCGCTGGTCGGGTCGGCGTTTTCGCCCGAGGAAGCCCTGGCCCTCTTCAGCGAGCGCCTGACGGGAAACGGGGGAGAGGTGGTGCGGCTGGAAGGGCTCGAGGCAGCCCAGGAGTGGCTGGGCCACTTCGCTCAGGCTTTTGCTGGCGTGGCCGTGGGCCGGACTGTTCCCGAAGCGCTGCAACCCAGGCGGCCCCTCCTACCCCCCGAAGAAGCCCCCCTGGGGGTCTCCTGGGCTTTGGGTGCGGTGGCCGAGACCGGTACGGTTATCCTCTCCAGCCAGGAGGGCCGCCGCACCCAGCTTTTACCGCCCACGCACCTGGTGTTTGTACCGCAGGAGGAGGTTTACCCGACCCTTTTGCAGGCCCTACAGGCCCTGCGACCTGGGCTGCCCTCGGCCATCGGGTTGCACTCCGGCCCCAGCAAGTCCGCCGATATCGGCCAGATTATGGTCAAAGGGGTGCACGGGCCAGGGCGGCTGGTGGTGGCGGTGTTGCAGGGTGCGGGTCTGGTTTAG
- a CDS encoding Txe/YoeB family addiction module toxin, with translation MAKANRPREALFTPVFLEDLRFWVDTDRKVALKIFDLIESVLREPFAGIGKPEPLKYLGPGMWSRRITQEHRLVYRVSDERIDFLQARYHY, from the coding sequence GTGGCCAAGGCAAATAGGCCGCGCGAGGCCCTATTCACGCCGGTCTTTCTCGAGGATCTTCGCTTCTGGGTGGATACCGACCGAAAGGTTGCGCTCAAAATTTTCGACCTGATCGAATCGGTCTTGCGCGAACCCTTTGCTGGGATCGGAAAGCCCGAACCCCTCAAATACCTTGGCCCTGGCATGTGGTCACGCCGGATCACCCAGGAGCACCGCCTGGTTTACCGCGTCTCAGACGAGCGGATTGATTTCCTGCAAGCGCGATACCATTACTAA